From the Leifsonia sp. AG29 genome, one window contains:
- a CDS encoding transposase, giving the protein MPAAKSPEFRRRALDLVAQGEPVAQVARGLGISESGLRPWMAQDDIDAGRAEGPSPPTRKR; this is encoded by the coding sequence ATGCCTGCTGCGAAGTCGCCGGAGTTTCGGCGTAGGGCGTTGGATTTGGTCGCGCAGGGTGAGCCGGTGGCGCAGGTTGCCCGCGGTCTCGGGATCAGCGAGTCCGGGTTGCGGCCATGGATGGCGCAGGACGACATCGACGCCGGCCGGGCGGAGGGGCCATCGCCGCCGACCCGCAAACGTTGA